Part of the Tissierellales bacterium genome is shown below.
AAATTCCATTTCAAAAGCTTCATAGACGTCTATTTTACCAAACCCAGCTTCACTAAGTTTTTCTTTCAAATATTCTATTTCATAAGCTCTTTCAAGATGTTCCTCTTCATATCTCTCATAGAGACCTTCTTCTACTTCCATGAATATATTTAAAATAAATTTGCAAATAGGTGCTTCATAGTTATTTTCCCAAACTAAAAAGCAATCCTCTTCTTCACTTATGAACTTATTTTTGCCTAATATATGCTCTAATTTATAGGGCGTATTTACATCGAATATAAAAATTCCATCCTCTTCAAGATGATTATAAACATTTTCAAACGTTTTTAAAAGATCTTCTTCTTCAACTATATAGTTTATACTATCACAAACAGCAATTATAGAATCAAACTTTTGCCTGTATTTAAAATCTATCATATTTTGATGTGAAAGTTTCAAATTTGGGCATCTGCCAATTTTTTCTCTTGCAAGCAAAAGCATATCTTCTGATAAATCAAATGCAGTAGTATCATAGCGCTTCTTACAAAAATACTGTGTCAAGTTTCCCGACCCACAAGCCATCTCTAAAACTTTCTTTGGCTTTAGGTTTTCCTTCTCAAATATACTTTCTATGTAGTCAAACCATTTATCATATGGTACTTCTTCCATCAGACGATCGTATACTTCAGCAAATTGATCGTACATCTTTACACCTCTCTTTTCAATCTAAAACCGAGGAGAAAAATCTCCTCGGTCTAAAATCATTTTTTCTATTTTTAATCTACGAATGAAAAAATGTATGGAATATTTCTAAAATAGTCACCATAATTTAGTCCATATCCAACTATAAATAAATCAGGAATAACAAATCCTGCATAATCTGGCTCGATTTCAACAACTCTTCTCTCAGGCTTGTCTAATAATACACAAGTCTTTACAGATTTAGGGCCTTTAGACTCTAAATGCTCTTTTATAACTTTCATAGTAAGACCTGAATCCATTATGTCATCTACAATAAGTACGTGGCGATCAGTTAAATCCACATCTAAGTCATTTACTATCTTAACTTGTCCACTTGATTCTTCACCGTGACCATAGCTTGATGTCGTCATAAACTCAATTTGTGTTGGCACTTCCATCGCACGAACCAAATCTGCTGTAAATACAAAACTACCTTTCAAAAGAGAAACAACTAATATTTTTTCTCCTGCATAATCTTGGTCCAATTTTTTTCCCAATCCATCAACTACATTTTGTATCTCTTCTGCAGAAAATACAACTTTTCTTTTCTTATTTTCCATAGGAATGCCCCTTTCAAAATTCTTCACTTAATTGTCATTGTAAAACAATCCGCGCTTTATGTCAATTATCTAGGGCCTTTCTTTTAATTGTCTGCTAATTTTTTTCAATTCTACTAATATTTTATTTAGTGTGAATTGCATACTTACAAGAACAACCATCATCATGACTATTCCTATCAAGGTAAAATTAATTGGAAGCTTCATCACTCATTTCACCTACCTCATCAGATGTTTCTTTTTTCTGTTCGGCTTTTTTATGCAAAATAATAAACGCTAGTGCAGTAACTGGTATTGAAAGTATAAGACCTATACTTCCCGCTAATGCTCTAAGTACTTCCGATACTATCAAGTCTTTATTTGAAATACTTTCCCAAGATATCTCATGAGCCATAAACAATAGCATCATATACATACTACTTCCCGTATAAGCCAATATCAATGTATTCGACATAGTTCCCATCATATCTTTTCCAACATTCATTGCTGATTTAAATAATCTTACATATGAAATTGACGGGTCTGCATCTCTTATCTCTGTCATTGACGACGCTATTGACATACACACATCCATAACAGCTCCAAGTGCTCCTAATATAATTCCTGCAAATAAAAGCCCTTGGAAGTTAAACTTAGTTGCCTGTGGTATAACCATTAACATTTGAGCTTCGTCATTTCCAAGACCAGTCAAATTACCAGCAACTCCAACAATCAATGTTATAAGCCCTGCTAATAAAACTCCTCCTATTGTTCCAATTATAGCGGCTAATGATTTCTTATTAAAACCACTCACAACAAATATAGTAACTAGTGTCACTATTATGGATAATGCTATAGACAACATTATAGGATTTTCCCCAGCTAATACTCTTGGTAGAAATATCTTAAGTATACAAAAGACAGTAAAACTAAGTGTTAAAAGAGTCTTAAAACCCTTCATTCCACCGATTCCAACGAGTACCAAAATAAAAGCGCCTATAAGGTAATAGATGTACTTATCCCTAGCTATTTCAGTTATATATCCCTTTATAAACTCACCATCTTTTGTAATTTCAATATCAACCATTACATCTTGTCCTTCTGAGACAATTATATTGTAAAGATATGTTTCATCTACTATATTGTTAACAAGTAGTGATTGACCTTTAAATCTTCCTCTATCTATCTCAACTTTTATATATTGAGTAGTAATTTTAGAGTTTCCCATAGCTTCTACATACTCTACATCTTCATCAACTATTTTTATGACCTTGCCCCGAGCATGCTCTATATCATAATCAACAAAATAGTCATCACCGACTTCTATTTCATCTACAAATCCATCTTGCTCTGAGTCTACTATCACACCTTCTTCAGTTGCTAATGAAGAAGGTGACATTGACAAAATCAAAACCACTGAGCAAAATAGCGCAATTATAAATCTGCTAGTTTTCATCATAAACGTTTACAGCCTTTCCATTTATTTTACTTTCATCTAATTGTTCTTTTAATCTAGCTGGAATTGTTATTATATCTTTTTCTCCATCACTTATATATTTTCTAGTTGGGTGCTTTTCAAACGACTCTAACCAATCTAATATCCCAACATTGTCGACTTCTATAACTCCAGCTCTAATTCTATGAATTGTAGTTTGGTCAAATCTTTTATCAACTGGAGAATAATACGGATCCCAGCCTACATTTAATACTGCCACATTCTCATATTCTGTTCCATCATAGCTTCCCTTAGCCAAAAACTTTTGCAACGCATCTGTCTTTGGTCTATGACCATATGGAAGTGCAAGTGTATTAACTCTATAACTTTCATCTTTAATCTCATTTTCTAATCTCTGCACCTGAACAGCTAATGCCTTTTGTATAGCTTCTGCATTTTGATATTTAGAGCTTTTAAAATCTACATGGCTCATTGTATGATTCCCGACATCGTATCCATTTTCAACAAGATAGTTTAACTTGTACTCAACATATTCTTCCTGTCCAAATGGATTAGTTCCAAAAAGAAAGAAATCGGCAGTTCCATTAAAATCTGGATGTTCTTTATTAAACGCGTCCATGATTCCAACCGCACAATTTGGGTCTATTTCCGGTATGCCATCTTTTTCACCAATTATGTTAAAATTATTTTGATTTCCATCATCAAATGTTATAACTATAGGTGTATAACCAGCTTCAACATCAATTTCATTATTTACATAATCACTCAATCTTATAGGTCTATAGCCTTCGTTGTATAATCTTTCTAAATCTTGTCTGAAATTGTCTGGTGTTCGAACCCATACATCTTCTTTTTCTCCAATATTGTGATACATAAGCACCATAATTTTACCCAATTCATTTGGCTTTTTGGACAAATTTATGTTTGCTATCTTCTCTTC
Proteins encoded:
- a CDS encoding YibE/F family protein, with the protein product MKTSRFIIALFCSVVLILSMSPSSLATEEGVIVDSEQDGFVDEIEVGDDYFVDYDIEHARGKVIKIVDEDVEYVEAMGNSKITTQYIKVEIDRGRFKGQSLLVNNIVDETYLYNIIVSEGQDVMVDIEITKDGEFIKGYITEIARDKYIYYLIGAFILVLVGIGGMKGFKTLLTLSFTVFCILKIFLPRVLAGENPIMLSIALSIIVTLVTIFVVSGFNKKSLAAIIGTIGGVLLAGLITLIVGVAGNLTGLGNDEAQMLMVIPQATKFNFQGLLFAGIILGALGAVMDVCMSIASSMTEIRDADPSISYVRLFKSAMNVGKDMMGTMSNTLILAYTGSSMYMMLLFMAHEISWESISNKDLIVSEVLRALAGSIGLILSIPVTALAFIILHKKAEQKKETSDEVGEMSDEASN
- a CDS encoding polysaccharide deacetylase family protein — encoded protein: MKKLATWASIVLVGALMMTGCSANGNENVKDANAANESQVAVNENSENVEEMPEKAEETSKEISSETNEKSNVETAEIEKELSTEEKIANINLSKKPNELGKIMVLMYHNIGEKEDVWVRTPDNFRQDLERLYNEGYRPIRLSDYVNNEIDVEAGYTPIVITFDDGNQNNFNIIGEKDGIPEIDPNCAVGIMDAFNKEHPDFNGTADFFLFGTNPFGQEEYVEYKLNYLVENGYDVGNHTMSHVDFKSSKYQNAEAIQKALAVQVQRLENEIKDESYRVNTLALPYGHRPKTDALQKFLAKGSYDGTEYENVAVLNVGWDPYYSPVDKRFDQTTIHRIRAGVIEVDNVGILDWLESFEKHPTRKYISDGEKDIITIPARLKEQLDESKINGKAVNVYDEN
- a CDS encoding class I SAM-dependent methyltransferase, with protein sequence MYDQFAEVYDRLMEEVPYDKWFDYIESIFEKENLKPKKVLEMACGSGNLTQYFCKKRYDTTAFDLSEDMLLLAREKIGRCPNLKLSHQNMIDFKYRQKFDSIIAVCDSINYIVEEEDLLKTFENVYNHLEEDGIFIFDVNTPYKLEHILGKNKFISEEEDCFLVWENNYEAPICKFILNIFMEVEEGLYERYEEEHLERAYEIEYLKEKLSEAGFGKIDVYEAFEMEFDDSKKIERVNFVVRK
- the hpt gene encoding hypoxanthine phosphoribosyltransferase, which encodes MENKKRKVVFSAEEIQNVVDGLGKKLDQDYAGEKILVVSLLKGSFVFTADLVRAMEVPTQIEFMTTSSYGHGEESSGQVKIVNDLDVDLTDRHVLIVDDIMDSGLTMKVIKEHLESKGPKSVKTCVLLDKPERRVVEIEPDYAGFVIPDLFIVGYGLNYGDYFRNIPYIFSFVD